In Streptomyces seoulensis, the following are encoded in one genomic region:
- a CDS encoding type I polyketide synthase, whose translation MNGTEERVAATVAGLLGGVPVAPDVPFRELGLTSLLGARLRVRLEKEFGRSVPAAALTEHYTVTALARYLDGDARTAPGPRPLKAGGADRRVAVIGMAARFPGAPDVDTFWRNLRAGVCSVGEPLADADAFDAAFFGVSPKEAERTDPAHRLLLESCHHALEDGGYTDPDDGVRIGVFAGAGMNLYGPQPPYFLRAGTSGDPVEAIAELIGCQADFLATRVAWQLGLTGPAVNVQSACSTSLVAVHLAVQALLTGDADLALAGAAAVRRTPAPEGPADPEYILSPSGVVRAFDAAADGTVGGDGVAAVLLKPLERALADGDTVHAVILGSAVNNDGRAKAGFTAPSVRGHASAVRHALERAGAEPHTIGYLEAHGTGTEVGDPIEFRALTEALAGGPGPAGRTGLGSVKPSVGHLDTCAGMAGLIKTVLMLRQGELVPTVNTTAPDPRLAWSKSPFFPVTERSDWPSGSGPRRAGVSALGFGGTNAHVVLEEPPARGAVPDPGRAVLVPLAAPDPASLRRRAGQLRDWLRDHGDLPVGDVARRLHSGPRRSSARLAVSGRTAHEVADALDTALGEPPPEEPPLGPPAFAFRGQGAGAVDFEAYRDEPVFRSVVEPFGEVLDRPQAAQLVFQVALARLWESAGIRPSAVVGHSLGELAALCTAGALALSDAVRFVLAREELTGSTAPGRMLAVSAPLDVALDAAAATGADLAAHNAPTSHTLSGPEVLMDRAESWLDRHAVPWRRLPMTTAYHSHLMEPVLDRLAGHARDLGWQPLRVPWASASDDELLPAGTVPEPDCLARQVRYPVLFDPALRTLRGTGVRDFTEIAPAFVLRDFGRRVLPDSAWYLWGPAGLAALYRRGAALDWAALTGPGPRAQLPGHPFARQRFPW comes from the coding sequence GTGAACGGCACCGAGGAGCGGGTCGCCGCGACCGTGGCCGGTCTGCTGGGGGGTGTTCCGGTCGCCCCGGACGTGCCCTTCCGCGAGCTGGGTCTGACCTCCCTGCTCGGCGCCCGGCTCCGGGTGCGGCTGGAGAAGGAGTTCGGCCGGTCCGTGCCCGCCGCCGCACTGACCGAGCACTACACGGTGACCGCGCTGGCCCGCTACCTGGACGGCGATGCCCGTACGGCGCCGGGGCCGCGCCCGCTCAAGGCCGGAGGAGCGGACCGGCGGGTGGCCGTCATCGGCATGGCCGCCCGTTTCCCCGGCGCACCGGACGTCGACACGTTCTGGCGGAACCTGCGGGCCGGGGTCTGCTCGGTCGGCGAGCCGCTGGCCGACGCGGACGCCTTCGACGCGGCTTTCTTCGGAGTGAGCCCCAAGGAGGCGGAGCGCACGGACCCCGCGCACCGGCTGCTGCTGGAGAGCTGTCACCACGCGCTGGAGGACGGCGGGTACACCGACCCGGACGACGGCGTACGGATCGGTGTCTTCGCCGGCGCCGGGATGAACCTGTACGGTCCGCAGCCGCCGTACTTCCTGCGCGCCGGGACGTCCGGCGACCCGGTCGAGGCGATCGCCGAACTCATCGGCTGCCAGGCGGACTTCCTGGCCACCCGCGTCGCCTGGCAGCTCGGCCTGACCGGTCCGGCGGTGAATGTGCAGAGCGCCTGCTCCACCTCGCTGGTCGCGGTGCACCTGGCGGTCCAGGCGCTGCTGACGGGCGACGCCGACCTCGCGCTCGCGGGTGCCGCCGCCGTCCGCCGTACACCCGCGCCCGAGGGCCCCGCCGACCCGGAGTACATCCTGTCCCCCAGCGGGGTCGTGCGTGCCTTCGACGCCGCCGCCGACGGCACCGTGGGCGGGGACGGTGTGGCCGCGGTCCTGCTCAAGCCCCTGGAACGGGCGCTGGCCGACGGCGACACCGTGCACGCGGTGATCCTGGGTTCGGCGGTCAACAACGACGGGCGGGCCAAGGCCGGGTTCACGGCTCCGTCCGTGCGCGGGCACGCGTCGGCGGTCCGGCACGCCCTGGAACGGGCCGGGGCCGAGCCGCACACGATCGGCTACCTGGAGGCGCACGGCACCGGTACCGAGGTCGGTGACCCGATCGAGTTCCGGGCCCTGACCGAGGCGCTGGCCGGTGGCCCGGGGCCCGCCGGGCGCACGGGGCTCGGCTCGGTCAAACCGTCGGTCGGACATCTCGACACCTGCGCGGGCATGGCGGGCCTGATCAAGACGGTGCTGATGCTGCGGCAAGGCGAGCTGGTGCCGACGGTGAACACGACGGCCCCCGACCCGCGCCTGGCGTGGTCAAAGAGCCCTTTCTTCCCCGTCACCGAACGGTCGGACTGGCCGTCGGGGTCCGGTCCGCGCAGAGCCGGTGTCAGCGCCCTGGGGTTCGGCGGCACCAACGCGCACGTGGTCCTGGAGGAACCCCCCGCCCGGGGGGCAGTGCCGGACCCGGGCCGGGCGGTGCTCGTGCCGCTGGCCGCTCCCGACCCGGCGTCGCTGCGGCGGCGGGCCGGGCAGCTCCGCGACTGGCTGCGGGACCACGGTGACCTGCCCGTGGGCGATGTCGCGCGCCGTCTGCACAGCGGGCCGCGCCGCTCGTCCGCCCGGCTGGCCGTGTCCGGGCGGACCGCCCACGAGGTGGCCGACGCCCTGGACACCGCGCTCGGCGAACCGCCCCCCGAGGAGCCGCCGCTCGGCCCGCCGGCCTTCGCGTTCCGGGGCCAGGGCGCGGGTGCGGTGGACTTCGAGGCGTACCGGGACGAGCCCGTGTTCCGGAGCGTCGTCGAGCCGTTCGGCGAGGTTCTGGACCGTCCCCAGGCGGCTCAGCTGGTGTTCCAGGTGGCGCTCGCCCGGCTGTGGGAGTCGGCCGGGATACGGCCGTCGGCCGTCGTCGGACACAGCCTCGGCGAACTGGCCGCGCTGTGCACGGCCGGCGCCCTCGCGCTGTCCGACGCGGTCCGGTTCGTCCTGGCGCGCGAGGAGCTGACCGGGTCCACCGCACCGGGCCGGATGCTGGCGGTCAGCGCGCCTCTGGACGTGGCGCTCGACGCGGCGGCCGCGACCGGAGCGGACCTCGCCGCCCACAACGCGCCCACCTCGCACACGCTGTCCGGTCCGGAGGTGCTGATGGACCGGGCGGAGTCCTGGCTCGACCGGCACGCGGTGCCCTGGCGGCGGCTGCCGATGACGACCGCGTACCACTCCCACCTCATGGAGCCGGTCTTGGACCGCCTCGCCGGGCACGCCCGTGACCTCGGCTGGCAGCCGCTACGGGTGCCGTGGGCCTCGGCCTCCGACGACGAGCTCCTCCCCGCCGGAACGGTCCCCGAGCCCGACTGTCTGGCGCGACAGGTCCGCTA